From Gammaproteobacteria bacterium:
GGCCTTCGCGGCCTCGTCGACGACCGCCTGGAGCACCTCGATCTCGTGCAGGCTCGGGCGCGGCAACGGCGTGAGCGCGATCTCGCCGGTGAACTTCACGCCCATGGCCGCCATCTCGCGAACGGCCGCCCGGGCCGATTCCGGCGTCTCGTCCGCGAGCCGGATCCGCCCCGACGGGATGATCCGCGGCCCGTTGATCTCGCCGCTCTCGATCCGGTCGCGCAGCACGATGTTGCCGTCGGCCGGCCCGCCGCCGGAGAGGATGGTCGTGTAGCCCGCTTCGAGCAGCGCCTGCATTTCCTCCTTCTCGTTCGGGCCGGTGTTGATGTGGCGGTGCGCATCGATGAAGCCGGGCATCGCCGTCATGCCGCGCGCGTCGATCGTCGTCAACCCTCCGGTGTCGGTCCCGCCGCTCGCGACCTCGGCGATTCTCCCGTCGCGGACGACGATCGTTCCGGACTCGATCACACTGCCGTTGCCGACGATGATCCGCGCGTTCGTGATCGCGACGTCCTGCGCGGCCGCGAAGCTCGGGCAGAGCGCGAAGAGGAAGGCGGCGACGGCGAGCGGGGCTTGGGGCGTGCTCTTCATTATTTCTCTCCCCCGAGAGTCGAGTTGAGGCTCCGCGAGCCCTCGCGTATCAAAGCCGGAGCGCCGGGGGGGCGTCAAGTCGCGCGCCGGCGAGAGCGCCGCGACGCGCGAGGTGCGCCCGCGGAGCGCAAGGCGCACCCGCGAAGCGCGAGCACACCCGCGAAGCGCCAGGCGCACCGATGAACCTATTCGCCCGCGGAGGGCACATACGACCGCCGTTCGATGCCAAAGAACAAGAGGGGAGGATCGGAAACATGTGCAGACGGCTCGTCGTGCTCGCTCTCGGCCTCGGCTTGGCCGGCGTCGCCGCCGGGGCGCCCCCGCAGCGCTTCTCGGCCCAGCTCTTCGGCTTCGACCTGAACGGCCGGCCGGTGACCACCAACGCGGTCGGCCACGCGGTCGTCGAGGTGATCGACGGCGGCACGGCGCTGTCCTTTCGAGTGGAGGTTGCGGGGATCGAGAATCTCCTGATGGCGCACATTCACGTGGCCCCCGAGCCGGTCGAGGTCACCGATCCGGCCGGCCCGATCGCCTACTGGATCACCGGCGGGCCGCCGCCGGAGACGACGGTGACGGAGCGCGTGAACGGCAGCCTCGGCGCCGGCTTCGTCATCACGGACGGCCAGGTCGACGACTGGAACCCGCTCGAAGAAGGCAGCGGCACCGTGCAAGGGCTGATCGACGCGATCTTGCAGGGACGCGCGTCCGTGGTCGTGCATACCGACGACCTCGACCCGTCGACGCCCACGGGCAGGGCCGGCGATTCGCGCGCGGGGGAGATCCGCGGCACGCTGCGGTAACGCGCGCCGCGCTCGTCCCTCGCGGCCGTTTTCTTGCCTTTCGCGCTTGCGTCGGCGCCAGCCTCGGCGCCGGCGCTGGCCTTCGCGTCGGCGCCGGCCTCGACGCGATTCGCGATCAACGGAACTCGTCGATCAGGCCGTCGAGCGACATCTGCACGTGAAAGTCTTCCCAGTCGAATTCCGAGCGCACGACGGCTTCGACGTCCTCGCGCGACTTGCCCTGGCTCACGAGCTCCGAAAGCGTCTCGCTGAAACGCTTCGCGCGCTCGAGATACGCCTCGAGATCCGCCCGGGTCGAGACCAGCCCGTGGCCCGGGACGACCGTCTCGAAGTCGAGCTCGAGCGCCGCTTCGATCGCCTTCGGCCACTCCTTCGCGCTGCCGCCGCCCGCATAGTCGACGAGCTGCGCGGAGGTGCCCTCGCCGTTCGCGAAGATGTCGCCGGTGGCGAGCACGCCGTGATCCGGGAAGAGCACGACGAGGTCGCCGTCGGTGTGTGCCCGGCCCACCTTGTGGAGCTCGACGGTCTTCC
This genomic window contains:
- a CDS encoding CHRD domain-containing protein produces the protein MCRRLVVLALGLGLAGVAAGAPPQRFSAQLFGFDLNGRPVTTNAVGHAVVEVIDGGTALSFRVEVAGIENLLMAHIHVAPEPVEVTDPAGPIAYWITGGPPPETTVTERVNGSLGAGFVITDGQVDDWNPLEEGSGTVQGLIDAILQGRASVVVHTDDLDPSTPTGRAGDSRAGEIRGTLR